In Nicotiana tabacum cultivar K326 chromosome 2, ASM71507v2, whole genome shotgun sequence, the following proteins share a genomic window:
- the LOC107767325 gene encoding uncharacterized protein LOC107767325: MEPQKVVTMAKSPVVYDPLKPKSDSIGVLDVYVHQARDIHNICIYHKQDVYAKISLTNDPEETVSTDTINGGGKNPVFNQSRRLNVKTVETSVRCEIWMMSRVKNYLQDQLLGFTLVPLCDVLAENGKLEQEFSLSSSDLFHSPSGFVQLTLTYTGATPEVLEISTPGHSLAAANDCDEGRGIADSIPCELVNIEFPDPKIVNENERMVTEYYSIPCTELDSQSSEHIDSTENGDHISPENVERTPESAVVEGQVATEIKKLERSNSIPINSSSVCDTKQTSNSPSEESVLPLKDGSKDSAKEVDSTMPAVAASTFTTPVVNVSIVPEQKVVQQEIVDMYMKSMQQFTEALAKMKLPLDMESGSAVQNGNDNTESSGSSEKPQARPSGQSPRVFYGSRAFF, translated from the coding sequence ATGGAACCTCAAAAAGTAGTTACTATGGCAAAATCACCTGTTGTTTATGACCCTTTGAAACCAAAATCTGATTCTATTGGGGTTCTTGATGTTTATGTACATCAAGCTAGAGATATTCATAACATATGCATATATCATAAACAAGATGTGTATGCCAAGATTTCCTTAACTAATGATCCAGAAGAAACAGTTTCGACCGATACTATTAATGGTGGGGGAAAGAATCCAGTTTTTAATCAGAGTCGTCGACTCAATGTCAAGACTGTTGAAACATCAGTGAGATGTGAGATTTGGATGATGAGTAGGGTTAAGAATTATTTGCAAGACCAGTTGTTGGGATTTACCTTAGTTCCTCTTTGTGATGTTCTTGCTGAGAATGGTAAGCTAGAACAGGAATTCTCCTTGTCGTCGAGTGATCTCTTCCATTCGCCATCCGGTTTTGTGCAATTGACACTAACATATACTGGTGCAACCCCAGAAGTCTTAGAGATTTCCACACCAGGCCATTCTTTGGCTGCAGCAAATGACTGTGACGAAGGTCGTGGAATCGCTGACagtattccttgtgaattggttaaCATTGAATTCCCTGATCCCAAAATTGtgaatgaaaatgaaagaatggTTACTGAGTATTATTCAATTCCCTGCACTGAATTGGATAGTCAAAGCTCTGAGCATATTGACTCCACGGAAAATGGTGATCACATCTCTCCCGAGAATGTTGAGCGTACACCAGAAAGCGCGGTTGTTGAAGGTCAAGTTGCCACTGAAATCAAGAAGTTAGAGAGATCAAACTCAATCCCAATAAACTCATCATCTGTTTGTGACACCAAACAAACATCAAACTCTCCGAGCGAGGAGTCTGTGTTGCCTCTGAAGGATGGTAGTAAGGACAGTGCCAAAGAGGTCGATAGCACCATGCCTGCTGTTGCTGCTAGCACGTTCACAACGCCAGTTGTCAACGTGAGCATTGTACCAGAGCAAAAGGTTGTGCAGCAAGAGATAGTCGATATGTATATGAAAAGCATGCAGCAATTCACGGAAGCTCTAGCAAAGATGAAACTTCCTCTGGACATGGAAAGTGGATCAGCCGTCCAAAATGGAAATGACAACACAGAGAGCTCCGGTTCAAGTGAGAAACCACAAGCGCGTCCTAGCGGCCAAAGCCCAAGAGTGTTTTATGGTAGCAGAGCCTTCTTCTGA